The following proteins are encoded in a genomic region of Natrinema sp. DC36:
- a CDS encoding 4Fe-4S ferredoxin N-terminal domain-containing protein, with protein MSSDEPTDETAASDETFHPLGETWQDDLEDVLDDTEYDTELGMEMGRDAMRVTKGELSEEEFHERYHDDVMEEFGEDGRTIASPDDADDEGSGSLLSSLAGDESRREVLKKGAAGAGFATLGWGAVDQQEPEEPQEAVEEPGEVHPDEDATQWGMTIDLEHCDGCLSCVTACNAEHQWDEGANWMYVLAFEDGNVESPEPDNYESVHDFNFLVRPCQHCTDAPCEKVCPTTARHTRDRGGLVLTDYEVCIGCRYCQVACPYGVNYFQWGEPDVEREELSEEGVYDYRDRPVSRRAPRGVMSKCVFDPARQDGNHGEELVGTTACETACPPSVIQFGDKNNPNSDPERYKDNPARARTLIRLSTGLPSPDELPSMLEGVDSTLDAVTSAVDGLTEASIALAVAVQLTNVEYEEEAPPGDTLVEQEQTILDVVSILQNHGLALTSQEVLARLGLTVDQFDAPTGDVDVSDREDVAQERFEDYIDAPEEEFELLADVGTNPNVTYLGKQPGPNAHQVPGPTSYEEVGMLNVRQKALADETVSIFDRDVDLGVGEESNSSH; from the coding sequence ATGAGTTCCGACGAACCGACCGATGAGACTGCCGCGAGCGACGAGACGTTTCATCCACTCGGCGAGACGTGGCAGGACGACCTCGAGGACGTGCTCGACGACACCGAGTACGACACGGAACTCGGGATGGAGATGGGACGAGACGCGATGCGGGTCACGAAAGGGGAACTCTCCGAAGAGGAGTTCCACGAGCGGTATCACGATGACGTCATGGAGGAGTTCGGCGAGGACGGGCGCACGATCGCCAGCCCGGACGACGCCGACGACGAGGGGTCGGGATCGCTACTCTCGTCGCTTGCCGGCGACGAGTCCCGTCGCGAGGTACTCAAGAAGGGGGCTGCCGGTGCAGGGTTCGCCACTCTCGGGTGGGGTGCGGTCGACCAGCAGGAGCCGGAGGAGCCACAGGAGGCCGTCGAAGAACCGGGGGAAGTACACCCCGACGAGGACGCGACGCAGTGGGGGATGACGATCGACCTCGAGCACTGTGACGGCTGTCTCTCCTGCGTGACCGCCTGTAACGCGGAACACCAGTGGGACGAAGGGGCGAACTGGATGTACGTCCTCGCCTTCGAGGACGGCAACGTCGAGTCGCCCGAACCCGACAATTACGAGAGCGTCCACGATTTCAACTTCCTCGTCCGGCCGTGTCAACACTGTACCGACGCGCCCTGCGAGAAGGTGTGTCCGACGACGGCACGTCACACGCGCGACAGGGGTGGTCTCGTGTTGACCGACTACGAGGTCTGCATCGGCTGTCGGTACTGTCAGGTCGCCTGTCCGTACGGCGTCAACTACTTCCAGTGGGGGGAACCGGACGTGGAACGGGAGGAACTCAGCGAGGAGGGTGTCTACGATTATCGCGACCGACCCGTTAGCCGGCGCGCTCCCCGGGGCGTCATGTCGAAGTGCGTCTTCGATCCGGCCCGGCAGGACGGCAATCACGGCGAGGAACTGGTCGGGACGACCGCGTGCGAGACGGCCTGTCCGCCGAGCGTCATTCAGTTCGGCGACAAGAACAATCCGAATAGCGATCCGGAGCGCTACAAGGACAATCCCGCCAGAGCACGGACCCTGATCCGGCTGAGCACGGGGCTGCCGTCGCCGGACGAACTCCCGTCGATGCTCGAGGGGGTCGACTCGACCCTGGACGCGGTCACGAGTGCCGTTGACGGTCTCACGGAGGCGTCGATCGCGCTCGCGGTGGCGGTCCAGCTCACGAACGTGGAGTACGAGGAAGAGGCTCCGCCGGGCGATACGCTCGTGGAACAGGAGCAAACGATTCTCGACGTCGTCTCGATCCTCCAGAATCACGGGCTCGCTCTCACCAGTCAGGAGGTGCTCGCTCGGCTCGGTCTCACGGTAGACCAGTTCGATGCACCGACGGGAGACGTCGATGTCTCCGATCGGGAGGACGTTGCTCAGGAACGGTTCGAGGACTACATCGATGCGCCCGAGGAGGAGTTCGAACTCCTCGCGGACGTCGGAACGAACCCGAACGTCACCTATCTCGGAAAACAGCCCGGACCGAACGCCCATCAGGTCCCCGGACCGACGTCCTACGAGGAGGTCGGCATGCTCAACGTGCGACAGAAGGCCCTCGCCGACGAAACCGTCAGCATCTTCGACCGAGACGTAGACTTAGGCGTGGGCGAGGAGTCGAATTCGTCCCACTAA
- a CDS encoding right-handed parallel beta-helix repeat-containing protein: METDHQHDGSTGTTGDTTRRSYIRSLAAIGLGSVVTGTAASGSQGTGVAAAQTDASARGITVTDSGTTIADTVSQLNFDGSLSATQSAPNTVSVRGDTNPNIVDVRDDLGVEPEGDDLWAAIEDHYTSFKPTERNHRYEIPAGTWHVETDNIHFDAHEYLGIVGDPFAVLRVTDQDVDRLMTVGSLDASLPHAQRTVMRDLQVDIRGEYDAGIARWFTYRYGHMENVSMRGTRDRLNLEYGGDRHTILVDGVRSSTTNVISGCHLGNGDTASDRSTHVGHAIPFSSDVYNHGTNFWEGCQVSGYIDNGIYVSGDDGRNIITGCHVRNCAGAGIRIGPNDYVQDCQITMTEHPGFPWSGLWIESGGGQLVSQLLVNNQIKKDTEIIRLTQDGPARLTDVHIGDEGTDGRAIRINDNDHAPTLFEGCTITDRSSPTISDYAVYVRSSNVTFNDCEFDIGPQSSTDRHGVFVTNGGEDINRLELDSCTVEADGASLRFAESGADHTVESSFFEGLVMSDPETTLSSVLWVGNRHYGETNFAGERAEWQGDFNFGFDV; the protein is encoded by the coding sequence ATGGAAACCGACCATCAGCATGACGGATCGACTGGCACTACTGGAGACACGACACGTCGTTCGTACATCCGATCGCTCGCCGCGATAGGGCTCGGCAGTGTCGTTACCGGCACGGCCGCATCAGGATCGCAGGGCACCGGCGTCGCTGCAGCACAAACTGATGCGTCCGCACGCGGGATAACTGTGACCGACTCGGGAACGACGATCGCCGATACCGTGTCGCAGTTGAATTTCGACGGCTCGCTCTCGGCGACCCAATCCGCTCCGAACACCGTTAGCGTTCGTGGGGATACGAACCCGAACATCGTCGACGTTCGCGACGATCTCGGGGTGGAACCCGAGGGAGATGACCTCTGGGCCGCGATCGAGGACCACTACACCTCGTTCAAACCGACGGAGCGAAACCACCGATACGAGATACCCGCCGGGACGTGGCACGTCGAGACCGACAACATCCACTTCGACGCCCACGAGTACCTGGGCATCGTCGGCGATCCGTTCGCAGTCTTGAGAGTGACCGATCAGGACGTCGACCGCCTGATGACCGTCGGATCGCTGGACGCGTCGCTCCCGCACGCCCAGCGGACCGTCATGCGAGACCTACAGGTCGACATTCGGGGCGAGTACGACGCCGGTATCGCTCGCTGGTTCACCTACCGGTACGGGCACATGGAGAACGTCTCGATGCGGGGGACGCGTGACAGGCTCAATCTCGAGTACGGCGGCGACCGACACACGATCCTGGTCGACGGGGTTCGGTCCTCGACGACCAACGTCATCAGCGGCTGCCACCTCGGTAACGGTGATACGGCGTCCGACCGATCGACTCACGTCGGCCACGCGATCCCCTTCAGTTCGGACGTTTACAATCACGGTACGAACTTCTGGGAGGGTTGTCAGGTGTCGGGCTACATCGATAACGGAATCTACGTCTCGGGAGACGACGGCCGAAATATCATTACCGGTTGTCACGTCCGCAACTGTGCCGGTGCGGGCATCCGAATCGGCCCCAACGACTACGTACAGGACTGCCAGATCACGATGACCGAACACCCCGGCTTCCCGTGGTCCGGTCTCTGGATCGAGAGCGGCGGCGGTCAGCTGGTCTCCCAGTTGCTGGTGAACAACCAGATCAAGAAAGACACCGAAATCATTCGTCTGACCCAGGACGGACCCGCCAGACTAACCGACGTACACATCGGGGACGAGGGAACCGACGGCCGAGCGATCCGGATCAACGACAACGACCACGCACCGACCCTTTTCGAGGGCTGTACGATAACCGACCGCTCGAGTCCGACGATTTCCGATTACGCGGTCTACGTCCGATCGTCGAACGTCACGTTCAACGACTGCGAGTTCGACATCGGACCGCAGTCCTCGACTGATCGACACGGCGTCTTCGTCACGAACGGCGGTGAGGACATCAACCGACTCGAGCTCGATAGCTGTACGGTCGAAGCCGACGGCGCGAGCCTCCGATTCGCCGAGAGCGGTGCGGACCACACCGTCGAAAGCTCGTTCTTCGAGGGACTCGTGATGAGCGACCCCGAGACGACGCTCTCGTCGGTACTGTGGGTCGGCAATCGGCACTACGGTGAAACCAACTTCGCCGGGGAACGAGCGGAGTGGCAGGGCGACTTCAACTTCGGCTTCGACGTGTAG
- a CDS encoding DUF2080 family transposase-associated protein, translating into MDRYEVEGHEVLEAQAKRSGNGAHVYVPKTWAGATVKVVRVTDPSDE; encoded by the coding sequence ATGGATCGGTACGAGGTCGAAGGACACGAAGTTCTCGAAGCACAAGCCAAACGATCCGGCAACGGAGCGCATGTTTACGTGCCGAAAACGTGGGCCGGCGCGACCGTCAAAGTCGTCCGCGTCACCGATCCATCCGACGAGTAG
- a CDS encoding (R)-citramalate synthase, protein MPVTHSPEQTVESDRTVRLLDTTLRDGEQAPGVSLSPDEKVEIARSLERAGVSVIEAGSACTGAGERQAISRVTDLDLDARVTSFCRGITNDIDLALECDVDGVHIVVPASDRHVEGKVGTSRADNLEKTAELVAYAKDHGLWVEVIGEDGSRADLDYLEELAETSLEAGADRFCFADTVGHTGPEHTHEAVSRLAELGPVSAHTHDDLGLGVTNALAAVSAGADLVHCTVDGLGERAGNVALEEVAIALDHVYDVETLDLEELYDLAQIVSRATGVQLPPNKAVIGENAFTHESGIHTDGTLKDDKMYEPYAPETVGRERRLALGKHTGRAGVAATLEEHGVEADDDEVAEIATRVTELGDRGRRVTDADLLAIAEDVTGEDRERVVDLLDLTATSGGAVPTASIRLDVDGEERVASGTGSGPVDAAVSAVREALGSMADAELESYHVDAVTGGTDAVVTVEVTMARNDRSVTVARSEADITRASVEAMVDALDRLLAADQQPLAPADD, encoded by the coding sequence TTGCCTGTAACTCACTCCCCCGAACAGACGGTAGAATCGGACCGTACAGTGCGCCTTCTCGACACGACGCTTCGCGACGGCGAGCAAGCCCCGGGCGTCTCGCTCTCGCCCGACGAGAAAGTCGAGATCGCTCGCTCTCTCGAGCGCGCCGGCGTCTCCGTGATCGAAGCCGGCAGCGCCTGTACCGGTGCGGGTGAGCGACAGGCGATTTCGCGGGTAACCGACCTCGATCTGGACGCCCGCGTCACCAGCTTCTGTCGCGGGATCACGAACGACATCGACCTCGCGCTCGAGTGCGACGTCGACGGCGTCCACATCGTCGTTCCCGCCAGCGACCGCCACGTCGAGGGCAAGGTCGGTACTTCTCGCGCGGACAACCTCGAGAAGACCGCCGAACTTGTCGCCTACGCGAAAGACCACGGCCTCTGGGTCGAGGTCATCGGCGAGGACGGCTCCCGAGCCGATCTCGACTACCTCGAGGAACTGGCGGAAACGTCCCTCGAGGCGGGCGCGGATCGCTTTTGCTTCGCGGATACCGTCGGTCACACCGGGCCGGAACACACCCACGAGGCCGTCTCTCGGCTCGCCGAACTCGGGCCCGTCAGCGCTCACACGCACGACGACCTCGGCCTAGGCGTGACCAACGCGCTCGCGGCCGTCTCGGCGGGGGCCGACCTCGTCCACTGTACAGTCGACGGGCTCGGCGAACGCGCCGGCAACGTCGCCCTCGAGGAGGTCGCGATCGCGCTCGATCACGTCTACGACGTCGAGACGCTCGACCTCGAGGAGCTGTACGACCTCGCACAGATCGTCTCTCGGGCGACGGGCGTTCAGCTCCCGCCGAACAAGGCCGTCATCGGCGAGAACGCCTTTACCCACGAGAGTGGGATCCACACCGACGGCACGCTCAAAGACGACAAGATGTACGAGCCCTACGCGCCCGAAACCGTCGGCCGCGAGCGTCGGCTCGCACTCGGCAAGCATACCGGTCGCGCAGGTGTCGCGGCGACGCTCGAGGAACACGGCGTCGAGGCCGACGACGACGAGGTCGCGGAAATCGCGACCCGCGTCACAGAACTCGGCGATCGCGGTCGCCGAGTGACGGACGCCGACCTGCTGGCCATCGCCGAGGATGTCACCGGCGAGGATCGCGAGCGCGTCGTCGACCTGCTCGATCTCACCGCCACCAGCGGCGGAGCGGTCCCGACCGCCAGCATCCGACTCGACGTCGACGGCGAGGAACGCGTCGCCAGCGGCACCGGGTCCGGCCCCGTCGACGCCGCCGTCTCCGCCGTCCGCGAGGCGCTGGGCTCGATGGCCGACGCCGAACTCGAGTCCTATCACGTCGACGCGGTCACGGGCGGCACCGACGCCGTCGTTACCGTCGAGGTGACGATGGCGCGCAACGATCGCTCGGTGACGGTCGCCCGAAGCGAAGCCGACATCACCCGCGCGAGCGTAGAAGCGATGGTCGACGCGCTGGATCGACTGCTCGCGGCCGATCAACAGCCGCTCGCGCCGGCCGACGACTGA
- a CDS encoding DUF192 domain-containing protein, whose translation MRLVHDPVTDSPSDDGTDREILATTVDLADSIVSQTRGLMFRRSIPDDYALAFQFGSTKTRDLHMLFVLFPIDAVWIVDGVVQRVETLRPWRGFAREEANLIVELPAGAAADVEPGDRLVLEAE comes from the coding sequence GTGCGACTCGTCCACGATCCGGTTACCGATAGTCCGTCCGACGACGGGACCGACCGCGAGATCCTGGCGACGACGGTCGATCTCGCGGATTCGATCGTCAGCCAGACCCGCGGGCTCATGTTTCGCCGATCGATTCCGGACGACTACGCGCTGGCCTTTCAGTTCGGTTCGACCAAAACCCGCGACCTCCACATGCTGTTCGTCCTCTTCCCGATCGACGCCGTCTGGATCGTCGACGGCGTCGTCCAACGCGTCGAGACCCTGCGGCCGTGGCGGGGCTTCGCTCGCGAAGAGGCCAATCTGATCGTCGAACTCCCAGCCGGCGCTGCGGCCGACGTCGAGCCCGGCGATCGGCTGGTTCTCGAGGCCGAGTAG
- a CDS encoding SDR family oxidoreductase — MATAEDVEGTDDDEPAGTVVEDDRGRETATTDEDRYTRKKSVLITGCSSGIGRATARAFLAEDWQVFATARNVDDIDDLEEAGCETLALDVTDPEQVASVVEETVDIAGSIDCVVNNAGYAQMGPLEDVATVDLHRQFDVNVYGPHRLTRAALPHMRAQGEGCIVNVSSVIGRISMPGAGAYAGSKHALEAMSDALRGEVDEFGIDVVVIEPGPVETNFSDRVDDELPEDERTPAYESLYELYDDAQLIGGGSGGPFASDPEDVAEAILESATSPDPPARYPVGPLAQYGLYARYLPDRLRDAVYGLLRKLA, encoded by the coding sequence ATGGCTACCGCTGAGGACGTCGAAGGGACAGACGACGACGAGCCGGCCGGGACCGTCGTCGAGGACGACCGCGGTCGCGAGACCGCGACGACCGACGAGGACCGCTATACACGCAAGAAATCGGTCCTCATCACCGGCTGCTCCTCGGGGATCGGCCGGGCGACCGCTCGAGCCTTCCTCGCCGAGGACTGGCAGGTCTTCGCGACGGCGCGCAACGTCGACGACATCGACGACCTCGAGGAGGCGGGCTGCGAGACGCTCGCGCTCGACGTCACCGACCCCGAGCAAGTCGCATCCGTCGTCGAGGAAACCGTCGACATCGCGGGATCGATCGACTGCGTCGTCAACAACGCCGGCTACGCCCAGATGGGGCCCCTCGAGGACGTCGCCACGGTCGACCTCCACCGGCAGTTCGACGTCAACGTCTACGGCCCTCATCGACTCACTCGCGCCGCCCTGCCGCACATGCGCGCCCAGGGAGAGGGGTGTATCGTCAACGTTTCGAGCGTCATCGGCCGGATCTCGATGCCCGGCGCGGGTGCCTACGCCGGCTCGAAACACGCGCTCGAGGCGATGAGCGACGCCCTGCGCGGGGAAGTCGACGAGTTCGGGATCGACGTCGTCGTGATCGAACCCGGGCCGGTCGAGACGAACTTCTCCGACCGGGTCGACGACGAACTCCCGGAAGACGAGCGGACGCCGGCCTACGAGTCGCTGTACGAACTGTACGACGACGCGCAGCTAATCGGCGGCGGGAGCGGCGGCCCCTTCGCCTCCGATCCCGAGGACGTGGCGGAAGCGATCCTCGAGTCGGCGACCAGCCCTGACCCGCCGGCGCGGTACCCGGTCGGCCCGCTGGCGCAGTACGGACTCTACGCTCGCTATCTGCCGGATCGGCTGCGCGATGCGGTGTACGGTCTCCTGCGAAAACTCGCGTAG
- a CDS encoding endonuclease V — translation MSNPRPDLAPGSGLSREEMEALQREIASVAVFDDEFAFDPAAVSNPLATTASAGDPPVVVGVDQSFLTNEDGDQDRALSAVVAMRGGEVVERVHAVTPLEIPYIPGLLSFREGGPILAALEELSVDPDLLLFDGSGRIHFRQAGIATHMGVVRDVPSIGVAKSLLCGTPRADTDDLPEGSTVAIESNSRVDAPDGTLIGYAVQTRQYDSPNQYINPLYVSSGHRVGPETAAEIVLELASSYKLPEPVRLADKYADEAKKSLLE, via the coding sequence ATGAGCAATCCCCGCCCCGATCTCGCACCCGGCTCCGGTCTCTCGCGCGAGGAGATGGAGGCCCTCCAGCGCGAAATCGCGTCCGTCGCCGTTTTCGACGACGAGTTCGCGTTCGATCCCGCCGCGGTCTCGAATCCGCTCGCGACGACCGCGAGCGCCGGCGACCCGCCGGTCGTCGTCGGCGTCGATCAGTCGTTCCTTACGAACGAGGACGGCGACCAGGACCGCGCCCTGAGCGCCGTCGTCGCGATGCGCGGGGGCGAGGTCGTCGAGCGCGTCCACGCGGTGACGCCTCTCGAGATCCCCTACATCCCCGGCCTCCTCTCCTTTCGCGAGGGCGGGCCGATTCTCGCGGCGCTCGAAGAGCTATCAGTCGACCCCGATCTCTTGCTGTTCGACGGCAGCGGCCGGATTCACTTCCGACAGGCCGGGATCGCGACGCACATGGGCGTCGTCCGGGACGTGCCGAGCATCGGGGTCGCGAAGAGCCTGCTCTGTGGCACGCCGCGAGCGGACACCGACGACCTTCCCGAGGGATCGACGGTCGCCATCGAATCGAACTCGAGAGTCGACGCGCCCGACGGAACGCTGATCGGCTACGCCGTCCAAACGCGCCAGTACGACTCCCCGAACCAGTACATCAATCCGCTGTACGTCAGCTCCGGCCACCGCGTCGGCCCCGAAACGGCGGCCGAAATCGTCCTCGAGCTCGCCTCGTCGTACAAACTCCCCGAGCCGGTCCGACTCGCGGACAAGTACGCGGACGAAGCGAAGAAATCGCTCCTCGAGTAG
- a CDS encoding rhomboid family intramembrane serine protease: MAKCDVCGKDENMPYNCRHCGGTYCGDHRLPENHNCTGLENWNDPKGVFDSGFDDNVNSGGSSSRASSLADKIPINTGTGGPLAYFRGNATYTFLALMWITFLAQLVVGSFGGRVLYESLFMLTSWNVEYVWTWFTSIFAHSTGNFMHIVGNSIVIFFFGPLVERYVGSRKFAILFLVSGALAGLGQVAISIAQGAPTAVLGASGAALAIMGVLTVLNPGLKVYLYFILPVPIWLLTAGYAVLSITFLSGVVGGGGGIAHGAHLIGLVIGLAYGQYLKQNRNVSAPNSLEFGGGGPGGPGGPGGPGGPGRGRF; the protein is encoded by the coding sequence ATGGCCAAGTGCGACGTGTGTGGGAAAGACGAAAACATGCCGTACAACTGTCGGCACTGCGGTGGCACGTACTGTGGCGACCATCGGCTCCCCGAGAATCACAACTGCACGGGACTCGAGAACTGGAACGACCCGAAGGGCGTCTTCGACAGCGGCTTCGACGACAACGTCAATTCGGGCGGGAGTTCATCTCGTGCCTCGAGTCTCGCGGACAAGATTCCGATTAATACGGGCACTGGTGGGCCGCTGGCGTACTTCCGCGGGAACGCGACCTACACGTTCCTCGCGCTGATGTGGATCACATTCCTCGCACAACTGGTCGTTGGATCGTTCGGCGGCCGAGTTCTCTACGAGTCACTGTTCATGCTGACGTCGTGGAACGTCGAGTACGTCTGGACGTGGTTCACCTCGATCTTCGCCCACAGCACGGGCAACTTCATGCACATCGTCGGGAACAGCATCGTGATTTTCTTCTTCGGACCCCTCGTCGAGCGGTACGTCGGCTCGAGGAAGTTCGCGATCCTGTTCCTCGTCAGCGGCGCGCTCGCCGGGCTGGGTCAGGTCGCGATTTCGATCGCGCAGGGGGCCCCAACTGCCGTCCTCGGAGCCAGCGGGGCCGCACTCGCCATCATGGGCGTCCTGACGGTTCTCAACCCCGGCCTCAAGGTGTACCTCTACTTCATCCTCCCCGTCCCGATCTGGCTGCTCACCGCCGGCTACGCCGTGCTTAGCATCACTTTCCTCTCCGGTGTCGTCGGCGGTGGCGGTGGTATCGCCCACGGGGCTCATCTCATCGGCCTCGTGATCGGCCTCGCCTACGGCCAGTATCTCAAGCAAAACCGGAACGTCAGCGCACCGAACAGTCTCGAGTTCGGCGGTGGCGGCCCCGGTGGACCCGGCGGGCCGGGCGGTCCCGGCGGCCCCGGACGCGGCCGGTTCTGA
- a CDS encoding DUF5788 family protein: MQEYERKQLLERVEREGATVGADIPETIEIQGEEIDLRTFVFEIKRRETVPSGERDRVEQAKKNLRRERLERLERIEEGDITWGEGEELAGSIIGIDRALNALESLGPTDLEREQKVQQAQDRKRWMSFLKKALGQEDDASARRGR, translated from the coding sequence GTGCAAGAGTACGAGCGCAAGCAACTGCTCGAGCGCGTCGAGCGCGAGGGCGCGACCGTCGGCGCGGACATTCCGGAGACGATCGAGATACAGGGGGAGGAGATCGACCTCCGGACGTTCGTCTTCGAGATCAAGCGCCGCGAGACGGTCCCGTCCGGCGAACGCGATCGCGTCGAGCAGGCCAAGAAGAACCTGCGACGCGAGCGGCTCGAGCGACTCGAGCGGATCGAGGAGGGCGATATCACGTGGGGCGAGGGCGAGGAACTCGCCGGCAGCATCATCGGGATCGACCGGGCACTGAACGCCCTCGAGAGCCTGGGGCCGACGGATCTCGAGCGCGAGCAGAAAGTTCAGCAAGCGCAGGATCGCAAACGCTGGATGTCGTTCCTGAAGAAGGCGCTGGGACAGGAGGACGACGCCAGCGCGCGGAGGGGCCGATGA
- the polX gene encoding DNA polymerase/3'-5' exonuclease PolX: protein MTTNAELAARFEEFADLLEADDVEYKPRAYRRAAENIRAHPSPIADRVESGDHEAVENIEGVGDAISSKIIEYVETGEIDELEALREELPIDIADITRIEGVGPKTAGTLYRELGIQTLDDLEEAAEAEEIQSVKGFGPKTEQNILENVEFARTIGQRQLLGEARPLADDVLAFLESIAAVERCEVAGSIRRWRETIGDVDVLAATEANEAVIERFVEWESADDEIESGPEKASIRVGEIRVDLRVVVPAEFGSALQYFTGSKDHNVSLRNYAIDREMKLNEYGAFDVSEVPDAEDGQRVGDRVAGETEAGMYEALGLPWIPPELRTDRGEIAAAENGELPELITRDDIRGDLHTHTEWSDGATPISAMIEAAAERGYDYFGIADHAEGPGIVGGMGLSDTEILEQVEEIRAVGDEADIEVFAGIEANVDADGEIDLSEAVIEALDVIVASPHSALGQDAETATKRLVHALENPAIDVLGHPSGRLINERSGLEFDATALGRAAAEHDTALEVNSNPRRLDLWGSAVQAALEEGAAIAINTDSHRPSTLEYMRWGVHTARRGWAEPADVINTWELAALREFLH from the coding sequence ATGACGACCAACGCGGAACTCGCCGCTCGCTTCGAGGAGTTCGCGGACCTGCTCGAGGCCGACGACGTCGAGTACAAACCCCGCGCCTACCGCCGGGCGGCCGAGAACATTCGCGCCCATCCGTCGCCGATCGCCGATCGAGTCGAGTCCGGCGATCACGAGGCTGTCGAGAACATCGAGGGCGTCGGCGACGCCATCTCCTCGAAGATCATCGAGTACGTCGAAACCGGTGAGATCGACGAACTCGAGGCGCTCCGGGAGGAACTCCCGATCGATATCGCCGACATCACCCGTATCGAGGGGGTCGGCCCCAAGACCGCGGGAACGCTCTATCGCGAACTCGGGATTCAAACGCTGGACGACCTCGAGGAGGCGGCAGAAGCCGAGGAGATACAGTCCGTGAAGGGATTCGGGCCGAAAACGGAGCAAAATATCCTCGAGAACGTGGAGTTCGCCCGGACCATCGGTCAGCGCCAGCTCCTCGGCGAGGCGCGACCGCTCGCCGACGACGTGCTCGCCTTCCTCGAGTCGATCGCCGCGGTCGAGCGCTGCGAAGTGGCGGGCTCGATCCGCCGGTGGCGCGAGACGATCGGCGACGTGGACGTTCTCGCGGCGACCGAGGCGAACGAGGCCGTGATCGAACGCTTCGTGGAGTGGGAGTCGGCCGACGACGAGATCGAATCCGGCCCGGAGAAGGCGAGCATCCGCGTCGGGGAAATCCGCGTGGATTTACGCGTCGTCGTTCCCGCGGAGTTCGGCTCCGCGCTCCAGTACTTCACCGGGAGCAAGGACCACAACGTCAGCCTGCGCAACTACGCGATCGACCGCGAGATGAAGTTAAACGAGTACGGTGCCTTCGACGTGAGCGAGGTCCCGGACGCGGAAGACGGGCAGCGAGTCGGCGACCGCGTCGCCGGCGAAACCGAAGCGGGAATGTACGAAGCGCTCGGACTGCCGTGGATTCCGCCGGAGCTCAGGACGGATCGGGGCGAAATCGCCGCCGCGGAAAACGGGGAGCTACCGGAACTCATCACGCGCGACGACATCCGCGGCGACCTGCACACCCACACCGAGTGGTCCGACGGTGCCACGCCCATCTCAGCGATGATCGAGGCCGCCGCCGAGCGAGGGTACGACTACTTCGGAATCGCCGACCACGCAGAGGGCCCCGGAATCGTCGGCGGCATGGGACTCTCCGATACCGAGATCCTCGAGCAGGTCGAGGAGATCCGCGCGGTCGGCGACGAGGCCGATATCGAGGTCTTCGCGGGAATCGAAGCGAACGTCGACGCCGACGGCGAGATCGACCTCTCCGAGGCGGTGATCGAGGCCCTGGACGTGATCGTCGCCTCGCCGCACAGTGCACTCGGACAAGACGCCGAGACCGCCACGAAGCGGCTCGTTCACGCCCTCGAGAATCCGGCGATCGACGTGCTCGGCCACCCCAGCGGTCGGCTGATCAACGAGCGCTCCGGCCTCGAGTTCGACGCGACCGCGCTCGGACGGGCCGCTGCCGAACACGATACCGCCCTCGAGGTCAACAGCAATCCTCGTCGGCTGGATCTCTGGGGCAGCGCCGTCCAGGCCGCTCTCGAGGAGGGGGCAGCCATCGCGATCAACACGGACTCCCATCGACCGTCTACACTCGAGTACATGCGCTGGGGCGTCCACACCGCGCGCCGCGGCTGGGCCGAACCGGCCGACGTGATTAACACGTGGGAGCTCGCGGCCCTCCGCGAGTTCCTCCACTGA